One genomic window of Clostridium taeniosporum includes the following:
- a CDS encoding type IV pilus twitching motility protein PilT, with amino-acid sequence MANIDKLIKSINLDNVSDIHISSGLPLMIRIDGNLKSVNNLEISHETVCEYIKELEPKRFNEFLEKGDIDLKYQPKGMGNFRVNAYKCRGGYSICLRVIKQRIPKITDISSAQILKDFTKLNDGLVLVTGPTGSGKSTTLAAMINEINNTKEKHIITLEDPIEYIYANNKSIINQREIGQDTKSYIMGLRAALRQDPDVILIGEMRDTETIEVALRAAQTGHLVFSTLHTMGAANSIYRIINSFDSKEQNEIKVQLSSLLRGVISQILLPNSTGTGRTAALEIMTCTNSIKNLIREGNYEQIDSFIQMGAKYGMQTIDMDLKRLVNENIIVKEEYMKWRANNN; translated from the coding sequence TTGGCAAATATCGATAAACTGATTAAAAGTATTAATTTAGATAATGTTTCTGATATTCATATTTCTTCTGGGTTACCTCTAATGATTAGAATAGATGGTAATTTAAAAAGTGTTAATAATTTGGAAATTAGCCATGAAACAGTATGTGAATATATTAAAGAATTGGAACCTAAAAGATTTAATGAATTTTTAGAAAAGGGAGATATTGATTTAAAATATCAACCTAAAGGTATGGGGAATTTTAGAGTTAATGCATATAAATGTAGAGGTGGTTATTCAATTTGTTTGAGAGTAATAAAACAACGCATACCTAAGATTACTGATATAAGTAGTGCACAGATATTAAAAGATTTTACTAAATTAAATGACGGATTAGTACTAGTAACAGGCCCGACAGGATCAGGTAAAAGTACAACACTTGCAGCAATGATAAATGAAATTAATAATACTAAAGAAAAGCACATAATAACACTAGAGGATCCTATTGAATATATTTATGCAAATAATAAGTCAATAATAAATCAAAGGGAAATTGGTCAAGATACTAAGAGCTATATTATGGGATTAAGGGCAGCACTGAGACAAGATCCTGATGTTATATTGATTGGAGAAATGAGGGATACTGAAACAATAGAAGTAGCATTAAGAGCAGCTCAAACAGGACATTTAGTATTTTCAACACTTCATACAATGGGAGCTGCTAATAGTATTTATAGAATAATAAATTCTTTTGACAGTAAAGAACAAAATGAAATTAAAGTGCAACTTTCCTCGTTATTGAGAGGGGTTATATCACAGATTTTATTACCTAATTCTACAGGTACTGGTAGAACAGCTGCATTAGAAATTATGACTTGTACAAATAGTATTAAAAATTTAATAAGAGAAGGAAATTATGAACAAATAGATAGTTTTATTCAAATGGGAGCTAAGTATGGCATGCAAACTATTGATATGGATTTGAAAAGATTAGTTAATGAAAATATAATAGTTAAAGAAGAGTATATGAAGTGGAGAGCAAATAATAATTAA